One segment of Vibrio mimicus DNA contains the following:
- a CDS encoding alanyl-tRNA editing protein has translation MIYCATEVTFPQGITSLDSQVMLYQPHSTGVDVVTYKTPFHPVSHIWPDHPADRGVFIWQGEEYPVTDCLVGAIEQVSGHLYVGSDIPVKRDEAGWIFVVVHRLSQMPPALKVGESVKLVVDAPYQASLSRGHSAGHLAYLALNKVLTQSYWRKDADRKDPHGYFDFNSYAQISSFVTPNCSIDLYRLGKTLRKRGLNNDDVLRDLDLIEQNTNQQLVQWLALASPIQLECEGLALTDSRYWVCDLHEGSVARIPCGGTHTKGLEAFQMIKVVLKQVDEQHIEAVTYTEPTGLEGSF, from the coding sequence ATGATCTATTGCGCAACAGAAGTTACTTTTCCACAGGGTATCACTTCACTTGATTCCCAAGTTATGCTGTATCAGCCCCATTCTACTGGGGTTGATGTTGTTACTTATAAAACGCCTTTTCATCCGGTTAGCCATATTTGGCCCGACCATCCGGCGGATCGTGGTGTATTCATCTGGCAAGGAGAGGAATATCCTGTTACTGACTGTTTAGTGGGTGCCATTGAACAAGTATCGGGTCATTTGTATGTCGGAAGTGATATTCCCGTAAAACGCGATGAGGCAGGCTGGATATTTGTGGTCGTACACCGTCTAAGCCAAATGCCACCCGCACTCAAAGTGGGTGAGAGCGTTAAATTGGTGGTGGATGCTCCATACCAAGCCAGCTTGAGCCGAGGTCATAGTGCTGGTCATTTAGCTTACTTAGCGCTGAATAAGGTTTTGACTCAGAGCTATTGGCGTAAAGATGCCGACCGTAAAGACCCGCATGGGTATTTCGATTTCAATAGCTATGCGCAGATATCAAGTTTCGTAACGCCAAATTGTTCAATAGATTTGTACCGTTTAGGAAAAACACTGCGTAAGCGCGGCTTAAATAATGATGATGTACTGAGAGATTTGGATTTGATAGAGCAAAACACTAATCAGCAGCTTGTGCAGTGGCTAGCGTTAGCGAGTCCGATTCAACTTGAGTGTGAAGGTTTGGCTCTGACAGACTCGCGTTACTGGGTATGTGATTTACATGAAGGGTCCGTAGCTCGTATTCCTTGCGGAGGAACACATACCAAAGGGTTGGAAGCCTTTCAGATGATCAAAGTAGTGCTAAAACAAGTCGATGAACAGCATATTGAAGCAGTAACTTACACAGAACCGACTGGATTAGAGGGATCTTTTTAG
- the xseA gene encoding exodeoxyribonuclease VII large subunit, whose amino-acid sequence MSSSLANRNIYTVSRLNSEVRLLLENEMGIVWLVGEISNFSAPVSGHWYLTLKDSQAQVKCAMFKGNNRLVNFKPQNGQQVLVKARLSLYEPRGDYQIILESMQPEGDGRLQQQFEQLKMQLAAEGLFAQTRKKPLPENPRCVGIITSRTGAALHDILHVLKRRDPNLPVVIYPTLVQGEDAAIQIAQAIGRANSRAECDVLIVGRGGGSLEDLWCFNHEIVARTIAASEIPVISAVGHEIDVTIADFVADVRAPTPSAAAELVSRDNRHKQQALHQWQAKLVGAIRHYLALQHTQFARLQHKIDKQHPQTRLERQQQQLDELSLRLEQKMQHRLATQQQRWERLSHKIELHSPIHLIRQQRFNLIQQEQRINQSIQHHLIQSRHRLALLSEKLDAVSPLATLARGYSVTRTVQGELVRQSTQVKPGDTLVTQLMDGEILSTVNSR is encoded by the coding sequence TTGTCTTCTTCTCTCGCCAATCGAAATATCTACACCGTTTCCCGTTTAAATTCTGAAGTTCGTTTATTACTGGAAAATGAAATGGGGATCGTCTGGTTGGTGGGTGAAATTTCTAACTTCTCCGCCCCCGTTTCTGGTCACTGGTACCTCACCCTAAAAGACAGCCAAGCGCAGGTAAAATGCGCCATGTTCAAAGGCAATAACCGTCTGGTGAATTTCAAGCCGCAAAATGGTCAGCAAGTATTAGTCAAAGCTCGGCTTTCTCTTTACGAACCGCGCGGTGACTACCAAATAATTCTTGAAAGCATGCAACCGGAAGGGGATGGCCGCCTACAACAGCAGTTTGAACAACTGAAGATGCAGCTCGCCGCAGAAGGCTTGTTTGCTCAGACGCGAAAGAAACCACTTCCAGAAAACCCTCGCTGTGTTGGGATAATTACCTCACGGACTGGTGCCGCACTGCATGATATTTTGCACGTGCTCAAGCGCCGTGACCCGAATTTGCCTGTGGTGATCTACCCCACTCTCGTACAAGGCGAAGATGCCGCTATTCAAATTGCCCAAGCGATTGGTCGTGCAAATTCACGCGCGGAGTGTGATGTATTAATCGTGGGTCGCGGTGGCGGCTCTTTAGAAGATTTGTGGTGTTTTAACCATGAAATCGTGGCGCGTACTATCGCCGCGAGTGAAATCCCGGTTATCAGTGCGGTAGGCCATGAAATTGATGTCACCATCGCCGATTTTGTTGCCGATGTTCGCGCCCCAACGCCATCAGCAGCTGCAGAGTTAGTTAGCCGAGATAATCGCCATAAACAGCAAGCCTTGCATCAATGGCAAGCCAAACTCGTCGGCGCCATTCGTCATTATTTGGCACTACAACATACGCAATTTGCCCGCTTACAGCACAAGATCGATAAACAGCACCCACAGACTCGCTTAGAGCGTCAACAGCAGCAACTTGATGAACTCAGCCTGCGTCTTGAGCAAAAGATGCAGCACCGTCTGGCAACTCAGCAGCAGCGTTGGGAGCGCTTAAGCCATAAGATCGAACTCCATTCGCCCATTCACTTGATCCGCCAGCAGCGTTTTAATCTGATCCAGCAAGAGCAGCGAATAAATCAGTCGATCCAGCACCATTTGATCCAATCACGCCATCGCCTTGCTTTACTCAGTGAGAAGTTGGATGCGGTCAGCCCTCTTGCCACATTAGCCCGTGGCTATTCGGTGACACGCACTGTTCAAGGTGAATTAGTTCGCCAAAGCACCCAAGTGAAACCAGGTGACACTTTAGTCACCCAGCTAATGGATGGCGAGATTCTCTCTACAGTGAATTCGCGCTAA
- a CDS encoding YfgM family protein, with amino-acid sequence MELYDTEEQQVEAIKDWWKENGKAVIFGAVIGLGGLFGWRYYQDSVVSAQEAASHSYSQAMDALVAKGAEAEASIQTFIDANKETEYAVLAAMQLAKVQVDAGQLDEALAQLEWASGVTKDPALKPLLTYRVARLQAEQGQFEEALAQLGNIQEKSWLGRVAELRGDILMRKGDSTGAYAAYTEAQQADDASQTLQMKLDDLAK; translated from the coding sequence GTGGAACTCTACGATACTGAAGAACAACAAGTTGAAGCGATAAAAGATTGGTGGAAAGAGAACGGCAAAGCGGTAATCTTTGGTGCTGTGATTGGCCTAGGTGGTCTATTTGGCTGGCGTTACTACCAAGATTCAGTCGTTTCAGCTCAAGAAGCCGCATCGCACAGTTACAGTCAAGCGATGGATGCCCTTGTTGCCAAAGGCGCTGAAGCAGAGGCTTCTATCCAAACCTTTATTGATGCCAATAAAGAGACTGAATATGCCGTGTTAGCAGCAATGCAACTGGCAAAAGTACAGGTCGATGCTGGTCAACTGGATGAGGCTCTTGCTCAGCTTGAGTGGGCAAGTGGCGTGACCAAAGATCCGGCATTGAAACCGCTACTGACATATCGTGTTGCTCGTTTACAAGCAGAGCAAGGTCAATTTGAGGAAGCACTGGCTCAGCTAGGCAATATTCAAGAAAAATCTTGGTTAGGTCGTGTGGCTGAGCTGCGAGGTGACATTCTGATGCGTAAAGGGGATAGTACAGGCGCTTATGCGGCTTATACCGAAGCCCAACAAGCCGATGATGCTAGCCAAACTCTGCAAATGAAATTGGATGATCTCGCGAAGTAA
- the bamB gene encoding outer membrane protein assembly factor BamB, protein MKKLFNQVLVAAGVLTLLAGCASEEENVIMAPLPIVKSEFTPKTQWSTSVGDGVGHYFSKLAPDYAYDKVYVASRDGIVKALDPQNGKVIWSTDLEVDGSARLSGGITAAFGKLFIGSENGVMNALDAETGEPLWTSILEGEILAAPAADNNIVIVNTSRGALIALNQEDGAQKWTISTEVPNLTLRGDSRPTAVSGGVFWGTPSGRLAAAIAERGQLIWQQPVGQPKGATEIDRLVDVDASPLVIGGTLFTVGFNGQLIAIDLRSGQPVWKRNYSSATDMATDGSRIYLVTDKDHLVAVDTRSGTEIWNNSKLEHRLLTAPKLIGDYVVVGDAEGYLHWIDRDSGEFVAQQLANDSGFAVGPLVLSDGYVIVTRDGQIKKLTIQQ, encoded by the coding sequence ATGAAGAAGCTGTTCAATCAAGTGCTGGTCGCGGCGGGTGTGCTAACACTTCTCGCAGGTTGTGCCAGTGAAGAAGAAAACGTCATTATGGCTCCACTGCCCATTGTGAAAAGTGAATTTACACCGAAAACTCAATGGAGCACTTCGGTGGGAGATGGCGTTGGTCACTACTTCTCAAAACTCGCACCGGACTATGCTTACGATAAAGTTTACGTTGCTAGTCGTGATGGTATCGTCAAAGCGTTGGATCCACAAAACGGTAAAGTGATTTGGAGCACTGATCTTGAGGTTGATGGTTCCGCCCGCTTATCCGGTGGCATCACTGCTGCTTTTGGTAAATTGTTCATTGGCAGTGAAAATGGCGTAATGAATGCGTTAGATGCCGAAACTGGGGAGCCATTATGGACCTCGATCTTGGAAGGCGAAATTCTTGCCGCTCCGGCAGCTGACAACAACATTGTTATCGTGAACACCAGCCGTGGTGCGCTGATTGCGCTCAATCAAGAAGATGGCGCGCAAAAATGGACAATCAGCACCGAAGTTCCTAATTTAACTCTGCGTGGTGACAGCCGTCCGACCGCAGTTTCTGGTGGCGTATTCTGGGGAACCCCGAGTGGTCGTCTGGCTGCTGCGATTGCCGAACGTGGTCAACTGATTTGGCAACAGCCAGTGGGTCAGCCAAAGGGAGCGACAGAAATCGATCGCTTAGTGGATGTGGATGCATCTCCTTTGGTCATAGGTGGTACGCTATTTACCGTTGGATTTAACGGTCAACTCATCGCCATTGATTTACGTTCAGGTCAGCCAGTGTGGAAGCGTAACTACTCTTCTGCAACCGACATGGCGACTGATGGCAGCCGTATTTACTTAGTTACCGATAAAGATCACTTGGTAGCGGTAGATACTCGCAGTGGAACGGAAATTTGGAACAATAGCAAACTTGAGCATCGCCTACTTACCGCACCGAAATTAATCGGTGATTATGTTGTTGTGGGGGATGCGGAAGGTTACTTACATTGGATTGATCGTGATAGTGGTGAATTTGTTGCTCAGCAACTGGCCAATGACAGCGGTTTTGCTGTTGGGCCATTAGTGTTGAGTGATGGCTATGTTATCGTGACTCGCGATGGGCAAATAAAGAAGCTGACGATTCAACAGTAA
- a CDS encoding zinc ribbon domain-containing protein, translating into MDNPCPVCGQELEWTGQYHCTACVQDYRKVGFCPECDCELEKLQACGAANYFCNQCNELKSKSKIRFVFQPLSANSL; encoded by the coding sequence ATGGACAACCCATGTCCTGTATGTGGTCAAGAGTTGGAATGGACAGGGCAGTATCACTGTACTGCTTGTGTTCAGGATTATCGTAAAGTGGGTTTTTGCCCCGAGTGTGACTGCGAGTTAGAAAAGCTGCAGGCATGTGGTGCGGCAAATTACTTTTGTAATCAATGCAATGAGCTTAAATCGAAGTCAAAAATCCGTTTTGTCTTCCAGCCGCTTAGCGCGAATTCACTGTAG
- the guaB gene encoding IMP dehydrogenase, whose translation MLRIAKEALTFDDVLLVPAHSTVLPNTADLRTRLTKNIALNIPMVSASMDTVTEARLAIALAQEGGIGFIHKNMSIEQQAAQVHQVKIFEAGVVTHPVTVRPEQTIADVMELTYHHGFAGFPVVTENNELVGIITGRDVRFVTDLTKSVAAVMTPKERLATVKEGASRAEVQEEMHKARVEKILVVNDEFQLKGMITAKDFHKAESKPNACKDDQGRLRVGAAVGAAPGNEERVKALVEAGVDVLLIDSSHGHSEGVLQRIRETRAAYPHLEIIGGNVATAEGARALIEAGVSAVKVGIGPGSICTTRIVTGVGVPQVTAIADAAGVAEEFGIPVIADGGIRFSGDISKAIAAGASCVMVGSMFAGTEEAPGEVILFQGRSYKAYRGMGSLGAMSKGSSDRYFQTDNAADKLVPEGIEGRIAYKGHLKEIIHQQMGGLRSCMGLTGSATVEDLRTKAQFVRISGAGMKESHVHDVQITKEAPNYRLG comes from the coding sequence ATGCTACGAATCGCAAAAGAAGCTCTAACCTTTGACGATGTTCTACTCGTCCCTGCTCATTCCACCGTTCTTCCAAACACTGCCGATCTTCGCACTCGGTTGACCAAAAATATCGCGCTGAACATTCCTATGGTTTCTGCGTCTATGGATACTGTCACGGAAGCACGTCTTGCGATCGCTCTGGCTCAAGAAGGCGGCATTGGCTTTATTCACAAGAATATGTCGATTGAACAGCAAGCTGCTCAAGTTCACCAAGTGAAAATCTTTGAAGCGGGTGTGGTTACTCACCCTGTGACGGTTCGCCCTGAGCAAACCATCGCTGATGTAATGGAATTGACTTACCACCACGGTTTTGCTGGTTTCCCTGTTGTGACTGAAAACAATGAACTGGTTGGTATCATCACTGGTCGTGACGTTCGTTTCGTTACTGATCTCACCAAATCTGTTGCCGCAGTAATGACGCCAAAAGAGCGCCTAGCGACGGTTAAAGAAGGTGCAAGCCGTGCTGAAGTGCAAGAAGAGATGCACAAAGCGCGTGTTGAGAAAATTCTGGTGGTGAATGACGAGTTCCAACTTAAAGGCATGATCACCGCGAAAGACTTCCACAAAGCCGAAAGCAAACCAAATGCATGTAAAGATGACCAAGGTCGTCTGCGTGTTGGTGCTGCTGTTGGTGCAGCTCCTGGCAACGAAGAGCGAGTTAAAGCCTTGGTTGAAGCGGGCGTTGACGTACTGCTGATCGACTCTTCTCACGGCCACTCGGAAGGTGTCCTACAACGTATCCGCGAAACTCGTGCGGCTTACCCACATCTTGAAATCATTGGTGGTAATGTGGCGACCGCTGAAGGTGCGCGCGCTCTTATTGAAGCGGGCGTGAGTGCAGTGAAAGTCGGTATTGGCCCTGGCTCTATCTGTACTACTCGTATCGTAACAGGTGTTGGTGTTCCTCAAGTTACTGCTATTGCGGATGCGGCTGGCGTGGCGGAAGAGTTCGGTATTCCAGTTATCGCAGACGGCGGTATCCGTTTCTCTGGCGATATTTCTAAAGCGATTGCTGCTGGTGCATCTTGTGTGATGGTTGGCTCTATGTTCGCAGGTACTGAAGAAGCACCGGGCGAAGTCATTCTGTTCCAAGGCCGTTCTTACAAAGCCTACCGCGGTATGGGCTCACTGGGTGCGATGTCAAAAGGTTCATCAGACCGTTACTTCCAAACCGATAACGCTGCGGACAAGCTGGTGCCAGAAGGCATCGAAGGCCGTATCGCTTACAAAGGTCATCTGAAAGAGATCATCCATCAACAAATGGGCGGCCTACGCTCTTGTATGGGGCTGACTGGCTCTGCCACGGTAGAAGATTTGCGTACTAAAGCTCAATTTGTACGTATCTCTGGTGCGGGTATGAAAGAGTCTCACGTACATGACGTGCAGATCACGAAAGAAGCTCCAAACTACCGTCTGGGTTAA
- the der gene encoding ribosome biogenesis GTPase Der, translating to MVPVVALVGRPNVGKSTLFNRLTRTRDALVADFPGLTRDRKYGQAKLGEHEFIVVDTGGIDGSEEGVETKMAQQSLAAIDEADVVLFMVDGRAGLTVADEAIAQHLRRIEKPAILVVNKVDGIDADAASAEFWQLGMEQMYQIAAAHGRGVGALIDRALNPFAEQMESEQAQLEDLTNEEDPEEEQLEYSEEEAEAEYKRLQDLPIKLAIIGRPNVGKSTLTNRILGEERVVVYDMPGTTRDSIYIPMKRDEREYVLIDTAGVRRRKRINETVEKFSVVKTLQAIEDANVVLLVVDARENISDQDLSLLGFALNSGRSIVIAVNKWDGLSLDVKEHVKKELDRRLGFVDFARIHFISALHGTGVGHLFESVQEAYRSATTRVGTSVLTRIMKMATDDHQPPMVRGRRVKLKYAHAGGYNPPIIVIHGNQVNELPDSYKRYLMNYYRKSLEIMGTPIRIQFQNSENPFEGKTNKMTLSQERQRKRLMSMVKNRRK from the coding sequence ATGGTACCTGTTGTTGCTCTTGTTGGGCGTCCAAACGTCGGTAAATCGACGCTGTTTAATCGACTCACTCGCACACGGGACGCATTAGTCGCGGATTTTCCCGGTTTAACTCGTGATCGTAAATACGGTCAAGCTAAGTTGGGTGAACACGAATTTATCGTGGTTGATACCGGTGGTATCGATGGTTCAGAAGAAGGTGTAGAAACCAAGATGGCTCAGCAATCGCTCGCTGCGATTGATGAAGCTGATGTGGTGTTATTCATGGTCGATGGTCGCGCTGGTCTGACGGTTGCTGATGAAGCAATTGCTCAACACCTGCGCCGAATCGAAAAGCCAGCCATTCTGGTGGTGAATAAAGTTGATGGTATCGATGCGGATGCCGCTTCTGCTGAATTCTGGCAGCTAGGTATGGAGCAGATGTACCAAATCGCTGCAGCACACGGTCGTGGTGTGGGTGCATTGATTGACCGCGCTCTTAACCCGTTTGCAGAGCAAATGGAATCTGAGCAAGCTCAGCTTGAAGATCTGACTAATGAAGAAGATCCTGAAGAAGAGCAGCTAGAGTACAGCGAAGAAGAAGCGGAAGCGGAATACAAGCGTCTGCAAGATCTACCGATTAAACTTGCGATCATTGGTCGTCCAAACGTGGGTAAATCGACACTGACTAACCGCATTCTGGGTGAAGAGCGCGTAGTGGTTTACGATATGCCGGGAACCACGCGTGACTCTATCTACATCCCGATGAAGCGTGATGAGCGTGAATATGTGTTGATTGATACTGCGGGCGTGCGTCGTCGTAAGCGTATCAATGAAACTGTTGAGAAGTTCTCGGTAGTCAAAACTTTGCAAGCGATTGAAGATGCTAACGTTGTTCTGTTAGTGGTTGATGCACGCGAGAACATCTCAGATCAAGATCTTAGCTTGCTTGGTTTTGCCCTAAATTCTGGCCGCTCCATCGTGATTGCGGTGAATAAGTGGGATGGTTTGAGTCTTGACGTTAAAGAACACGTGAAGAAAGAGCTGGATCGCCGTCTTGGTTTCGTTGATTTTGCGCGTATTCACTTTATCTCAGCACTGCATGGAACAGGTGTGGGTCACCTGTTTGAATCGGTGCAAGAAGCGTATCGCTCTGCGACAACCCGTGTGGGCACCTCGGTTCTGACACGTATTATGAAAATGGCAACCGATGATCACCAACCCCCTATGGTGCGTGGCCGTCGTGTGAAACTGAAATATGCACACGCAGGTGGTTATAACCCACCAATCATCGTTATCCACGGTAACCAAGTGAACGAGCTGCCTGATTCGTACAAGCGTTATTTGATGAACTATTACCGTAAATCGCTAGAAATCATGGGTACACCGATTCGTATCCAGTTCCAAAATAGCGAAAACCCATTTGAAGGTAAGACAAATAAAATGACCCTCTCACAAGAGCGACAACGCAAGCGCTTGATGAGCATGGTGAAGAACCGCAGAAAATAA